The Pseudopipra pipra isolate bDixPip1 chromosome 29, bDixPip1.hap1, whole genome shotgun sequence DNA segment GATCCCTTCGAGTGCCTTTGCTGCCCCTTCCTGGTGATCCCCATCCCTCCACCTGCCATTCCCTCTTCCTCAGGGGCACAAGGAGGAACTTAACCAagtcccagctcccaggagctCCACAAAAACCTCTTGTGgagttttcttctctctcagccagagcagaaatagtAAAATTGGTCTTACCCTCTTCAGCTGCAGCGAGAAGCTTCTGGAAGCGAAGGCGAGTGACTGAGGAGGACTGGGCTGAGCGACCTTTTATACCCTCCAAAGGTTATCTGGGATATGAGACACCTCTGTGCAATGACAGTTTAATTATTTCCGCTCTCAGTCCCTATTTTTAGTGTTTCCTCTTTGGCACAGCGTGTCCCATCCCATAGGTAATTCCCAACGCAGGGATTTTCGAAGGCGCTTCTCTCCCGTTTCCTGGAGACTGACACTAATCTGACGGGTGTTAATTAGCTGGCCAGGGGATAACTGGGATTGCATCAGTGACAGAAAGGGCCCAGAAATGCTGACTCCTGGGGAAGGTCTCCCGTTGGGTGCAGGTGACAGCTCAGGACTTTAATTTGCCTGTTGCTGAATGCCAAGAGGAAATAATGGGATTATCAGCTGCAACTCCTGGGCACGGCACAAAGCTGGAAAATCCGGAGGGATCTCCTCGGTTCCCTGGTgtggcaaaaaagaaaatgtttctggtGCTTCACGTGTTCCTGGAGTTGGCAGATGATTGGGATGATCCCATCAGATCGTTCCAGGTGAATCAAAGGTTATTAAGATCAGAGAAAAACAGCTGACAATGAGCTCTGTGCAAGGCAGGAGTGTGGTAAGTTTTCCCATTCCTTGGTTTCTCTTTCCTTCACtgatatttttatgctttttttcccccctgaccTCACCTGCAGAGGAGTGTGGAAAGCAAAGGATTCAGAGAAAGGGAGCCAAAGTTTGAGCAAATATTGGATTCTGTCACTAAAGCTGGATTTATAACCCCATTTGACCCAGAGTTCTGTGCAGCAAGGGAGGATGGCCCCAATTCCTCAGGGACATTTTGTGACTCAGTTGTGGGTCCCAAACCAAAACCTGCACTTGCCCAGCCACCAAAATCAGTGCTGGTGTGACAGTtctttcctccaggctttgtCCTGGAGCATCACACTGGTGTTCCTCCAAAATTTTTCTGCCTGGTAACAACCTTCCAAAAATGGGGTGTTGTTGGTTACACCCACTCAAAAGGCATCTCTGAACCTTTCAGATTCAGGTCCTGTTAAAGAAAACGTGACCCTTAAACAGTTCTAATCATCCTTTGCTCACAGGCCTTCCAGGGCAGTTTGTGGCTTCTGTTTTCAGAGGCTCAGACGTGTTCaggtatttgaaaatatttctatttctatttctatttctgtttctgtttctgtttctgtttctgtttctgtttatttctatttctatttctatttctatttatatttctatttatatttatatttatatttgtatttatttgccCAAGGTCTGGCATTGGGCTTGGAGGAAATTACTGCATGTTGAGAAAGAACAACTGTGACCTACTTATTGCCCTTCTATTTAATGagcaatcacagaatcccaggatcatttaggttggaaaagacctccaggatcatggagtcccccctgtgccccatccccaccttggccccagcccagagcactcagtgccacagccagtcctgccctgggcacctccagggctgggcactcccccacctccctgggcagcccctgccaaggcctgaacaccctttccagggggaaattcctcctcatggccaacctgaccctcccctggcacagcttgaggctgtttcctctcctcctgtcccttgttccctgggagcagagcccaactcACACTTTTctacaccctcctgtcagggagttgctGAGTTTGAATTCAGGTTGAAttctctgatatttttttcacaatgaTGGGACAAAAATCTGTGTGGACCCCTGGAAGCAAGGGAAGCTTTTCTCTGCTCGACCCTTATGCCCATGTAGATTTTTGGTAGCTGAGAACTTTTCCCTCTACTAATGTGTCTTCCCTTCATTCCCAAATGAATGTGGGAATCATTTGCCACCAACTGTTGGGATACTTTGAGAATATGAGGAAATTTGACTGAAGAACCcagaaaaacatgtaaaaaaaaaatcaaggcaaaAGAGAATAAGGAAATTCAAAGACAACAAGGGTCTCATGAACTGCCAGATTTATTTCCCACACCCAGATGAGTCCGAAACAGAAAATGCACAACAGACAAAGATCCCCAACAGCAATTAAAGCCCTGAATAATTAGAAAGGACATTTCCCGAATAATTAGAAAGAATGACACCACAGATGTTAATTAGGGGAACACTTCATCCCAGGGAGGCACATGGCAGGATTTCAGGGAGGAGGAGCCGTGGTTGGAGTTGAGGGAGGAGCCGGTGGGTCCGGAGTCGGGGCTGGATCCTGTCAATACTTGGGGCAAGCTGGTGGCAGGTTACAGATGTTCTTGGTGTACTGGGGGCAGTAGGGGACCTGGGGGCAGTAGGGGGCCTGGGGGCAGTATGGGACCTGGGGGCAGTATGGGACCTGGGGGCAGTAGCGCTGCCCGGGGGGGCAGCAGGACGTCACGAAGCTGCATTTCTGCACCGGCTGCCTCTGGACGGGGTAGTGGCAGGAGGACTCCGAGTCGTGGCAGGAGGAGCGGGACCTGAGGCAGGAGAACCAGGATCTGTGGCTGGAGGAGCGGGCTCCGTGGCAGGAGGACTCGTGGTCGTGGCAGGAGCTGCGGGAGCACATCGTTCCGGGGCGCCGGGagctggaggggagagagacCCCGTCAGCCCGGCACGGCTGGGACCCACTGGGGCCTCCCGTGCTTTCCTTGGCTCTTGTCCTGTATGGGACGGGAAGTGTTGTCTTCCTGTGTTTTGTAATATCTGGGATGTCGTGGCCCTGCCAGTGACTCTGCCTTGGCTTTTGGGGGATGCTCCGTGACGGTCCAGCTCTGATGGGAATTTCCCAGCCAAGATGCTACTTAAGGTAAAATTTACTTCTCAAATTTACTTCTACACTGATTTGTCTGagctctctccctctccatcaCCAGCCAGTTTGGGAATGAATTCCTTGCTGGCTCCCGAAGACTTTGTGTCTTTGTGGATCTGCTCCTTCAATTACTCCTGTTTTTCTATCAACCCATCTGTGAGCAAACCACGAGCACCCTCCATGTAGCCAACGTGTTCAGGCACCTGATCCCCCCAGCCAAGGAATTTCTAAGACAAAGGCAAGGTCTAAACACAGAACTAGTCCTCTGTCAACTTCTGCTGCTCAAGAGAAGACAAATCAATATAATCCAACTCACCCTTTGCTGGAGCAAGAGGAAGAGTGCGGAGAGCTGATGCTGAATGGAGGAGGAACAAGGCATGGCCAACTTTTATATCTTCCCAAGGGTTGTCCGAGAAATTAGGCACCTCTTGGCAATGCTGACACAAACACTCATATTCATATTTATCTTCTGTGTCTGGTTTTGAGCATTTCCGATTCGACGCCGTCAGGAAAAGCCATTATGACTTTTTCCTCAGCACTATAATAGACAACAACGAATTTCCCAATCTGCTTATAAGGGAATTTTGAAGGCTGAGGCAcatttacatattaaaaatgcaCCTAACCCTGGAGTTATTAAGTGATTTGTTGTTGGGCAACTGGGATTGCATCAACGTCCAAGTCAGAGGTGTTGACTCCGGGCCCGTGTGCTGCCCcttgctctgcccggcacactCACACTTTGattgagggatttttttcctgacacaaGGCACTGTAATtaacagccccagctcccggGGACTCGATTAGAGGGAGGTCCTGTTGACGAGCTCGAACGCACCCAACGCCTCAGCACAGGAGGTGACGCCAAAAGGACCTTCCCCAAATCCAGTTTTTGTCATTCTGTTTGTGAATCCACCAACCCTCAACTGCTTCTCACTCCTGCTGCAACATCACCCTGTTTAATTCCTCCTCCAAGGAAGGAGGGGGGTTCAAAGCCTTTTGTGTGAGGATTTTCCCTCCTGGCAACCTGTTTTCAGACCCAGCTTGCTTTGGGGTCCTGATTTAAGCAGTTCTGTAatttttactcatttttttaccttttacaATGACCCAAGATTTCAGGACAATAAATcaatcaataaaataaaatgggtGATTGTTCCTTTCCTGTGACTTTTATCCAGGAGAGTGCCTCAGGAACAACTCAGGAGTCGGGGAAGGAGTTGAtttttagggtcccttccaacccaaagcattttaTGACTCTGAttctttttcctgattttttcagGGCCGTGATTCAGCAAACCAAAAGTGTTcgagaaaatatttcagagccAATCTCGTTCAGGAAAATCCAAAGCTTTCTGAGAAGTGCTGTGAGGTGTAAATGGTGGAGAAACGGTTTATTCAGGTTGATAAAAACCTTTCTGGGGAAGGCCCTGGGGTCAGCTCTCCATGAGAGAGGGTGAATTCACAGAGTCACGggatggtttggggtggaagggaccgTGAGGATCGTCTGGTTCAGCTCTCAG contains these protein-coding regions:
- the LOC135404114 gene encoding sperm mitochondrial-associated cysteine-rich protein-like; translation: MCSRSSCHDHESSCHGARSSSHRSWFSCLRSRSSCHDSESSCHYPVQRQPVQKCSFVTSCCPPGQRYCPQVPYCPQVPYCPQAPYCPQVPYCPQYTKNICNLPPACPKY